Proteins from one Hypanus sabinus isolate sHypSab1 unplaced genomic scaffold, sHypSab1.hap1 scaffold_135, whole genome shotgun sequence genomic window:
- the LOC132386854 gene encoding N-acetyllactosaminide beta-1,3-N-acetylglucosaminyltransferase 3-like yields MRRHRRFHEKIVLGVLITLGLFFMFWDNDQCRETDVVAETVHRNDLPKVVTGDATESVLKPKCHANRTLLHLSSFHQEKEHIKNFLMYKHCREFDMIQNVPDKCGGQEGSQNVFLLLVIKSHPFNQDRWEMIRKTWGKEREFNGVLIKRVFISGVSPDQNESRKLNQLLAMENREHRDILQWDFLDTFFNLTLKQYKLLQWVSEFCPSAKFIFSADDDVFANTDNMVDYLLGMKVHQHLFVSHLIYGFGPKRQKSSKYYVPEIVTTIKLYPPYISGAGILMSVYAAHIIFYIAQDLELYPTGDVFFGMCLAKAGLAPHSHSGFRTAGVSVPSTQDESFNPCYYRELLLVHRIRTFEMLLLWDAVHDANLKCARAPQKSASTERTT; encoded by the coding sequence ATGAGAAGACATCGGCGATTCCATGAGAAAATAGTGCTGGGTGTTCTGATTACTCTGGGATTGTTCTTCATGTTCTGGGATAATGACCAATGTCGAGAGACTGATGTTGTTGCAGAAACTGTTCATCGCAATGACCTGCCCAAGGTTGTTACCGGTGATGCAACTGAATCAGTGCTCAAGCCAAAGTGCCACGCGAACAGGACATTGTTGCACCTGTCCTCATTTCATCAAGAGAAAGAGCACATAAAAAACTTCTTGATGTATAAACACTGTCGAGAATTTGACATGATTCAAAATGTTCCAGACAAATGTGGTGGTCAAGAAGGATCTCAGAATGTCTTCCTGCTCCTGGTGATCAAATCTCACCCTTTCAACCAGGATCGGTGGGAAATGATAAGGAAGACTTGGGGCAAGGAACGCGAATTCAATGGGGTCCTAATTAAGAGAGTCTTTATCTCGGGTGTCTCTCCTGACCAAAATGAAAGTAGGAAATTGAATCAGCTGTTAGCCATggaaaacagagaacacagagataTACTACAATGGGATTTCTTGGATACCTTTTTCAACCTCACCCTCAAACAATACAAGTTGCTGCAGTGGGTCAGTGAATTTTGCCCTAGTGCTAAATTCATCTTTAGTGCAGATGATGATGTCTTTGCCAACACCGATAACATGGTTGACTATTTGCTAGGCATGAAGGttcaccaacacctgtttgtgaGCCATCTCATTTATGGGTTTGGGCCCAAACGCCAGAAGTCGAGTAAGTATTATGTACCAGAAATAGTGACCACCATCAAGTTGTACCCACCATACATTAGTGGAGCGGGCATACTCATGTCTGTGTATGCAGCTCACATCATTTTCTACATAGCCCAAGACCTTGAACTGTACCCCACTGGTGATGTATTTTTTGGGATGTGTCTGGCCAAGGCTGGACTAGCCCCACACTCCCATAGCGGATTTAGGACAGCTGGAGTTAGTGTTCCTTCAACCCAAGATGAATCTTTCAATCCTTGCTATTACCGTGAGTTGCTGCTAGTGCACCGTATTCGGACTTTTGAAATGCTATTGTTGTGGGATGCAGTGCATGATGCTAATCTGAAGTGTGCTCGTGCTCCCCAGAAGTCTGCATCCACGGAAAGGACCACATGA